The Methylocaldum marinum genome includes the window GCCTGCCATTCAGGACTAAAGCATGGTAGAGAAAATCAGAGTCTTAATTGTGGACGACGAGCCCCTGAACCGACAGGAATTACGTTACCTGCTGTCGCTGCATTCGGATATTGAAGTCCTCGGCGAATCGTCCGGCGCCGGGGAAGCACTGACGATCATCGAGTCCCAACAGCCCGATGCCGTATTCCTCGACATCGCTATGGAAACGGCCAGCGCCGGGATGAGTCTCGCGGCGCGGCTCACGCAGATGGCGCAGCCGCCGCAGCTGGTATTCGTGACGGCTCACCCCGAGCGGGCAGCCCAGGCTTTCGATTATCAGCCTGCCCATTTTTTGCTCAAACCGGTGGATGACGGGAAATTTGCCGAAGCCCTGCGGCGAGTGCGGGCCGCTAAGCAAACCGGCGCGCCGTCCCGTTTCCTCATCCGCCACACGGATAAGGATGGCTTGCGCCTCATCACCTTCGTCGAATCGGTCGAGGTTCTATATTTGCGCAAGCACCACCTCAATAACACTGCCCAGATGCGTCTCGCGAGCGGCACGGTCTTGCAGGGCATTCGTGAGCCATTGGCCGAGTTCGAAAGAATTGCCGACTTCTTCCGCATCCATACGAGTTTTCTGGTCAATCTCAAAAATGTTCAGACGCTCAGGCCCAAGCCCGGCGAGACCGACAGTTACCATCTCCTGCTCAAAGGCTGCGCCGACGCCTTGCCCGTAAGCAGGCATCGGCTGGCGCTGTTAAAGGATAGGCTTAGAACCGATGACCACGGCGGTTGAGCGTTTCAAACAGGCGGCAAATAAACCATGAACCTGCAACCCGCTCGAATTGTTGTCGCCATATGTTTCACTCTCGCGGCCTGCACGCCCACACCGCGTCTGCGCTGCCTGCCGGGTAGCCGGCAGGCTGTCCTGGAGACGGCTTATTTCGGCACGGCCAATGCGTCCGGTAGGGTGACGATCGAACAGTGGCGGGAATTCGTAAATCAGACCGTCACCCCTCATTTCCCGCAAGGGCTGACGTGGTGGAGAGCTAACGGCCAGTGGCGAAATGCTGCCGGAATCATCGAACAGGAAACCTCGTACATTCTGCAAATCGTCCATCCGGAAGACTCATCGGTTGGAGCGTCCATCGTCGAAGTGGCGATGAAGTATCGGGAACAGTTCGATCAAAAATCGGTATTGCGGCTCAGTTCGCCGACTTGTGCATCCTTCCTTGAATCTGGCCCCGAGCCACCACCGTAGCCTCCCGCGGCGGCGATCAGGATAGGGACCAACTCGAATACCGACGAACCCGCTGGTCAGACAGCTGCACAGGGAACGAATTCCCGCCTCGCGAGTTCCCGTTGGGTAGATATAAAAGTGCACTCGCGCCGCGTGAACAAGATCTCTCTGATTCGGTGACTCTCTGTTTCCGAATCCGATCGATGAGGCTATAGCCCTTGAAAGTCTGGTACTTGGCGAATTTCATCGCACGTCTCCCAAAACTTTCCTGCACCGCCTCCTATTTTCAAGAGCAAGTGCAATGACGAAAATGTAAACCCAATTTCATTGCCACATTGGAGATCCCTCGGCATGGAAATCACTCTGGATGGGCCCAACCAACCGCCGCTTTCCTGCGGAAAACCCAAGTACCTCGTGGTCCTGCTACATGCCTCGGGATCAACCGGCGATGAGGTCATCGAGCTGGCTCTCGATTGGGCTCCAACCTTGAACAAAGGGGAATTCTTAGCACCCAACGCACCCTGGTTCAGCGAAGAGGGCGGCTCCGGGCGCCAATGGAGATCCCCGGCAGGACAGAACGTCCGTGACGATGACGAAATCGGCGAGTGCATTCAACAATTTCTCGACGCAGTCCTTGCCAAACGGCGACTGGACGACAGCCAGCTCGCATTGGTCGGATTTGCCCAAGGCGCGACTGTCGCCCTCCGCGCCGGCCTACTGCGAACCCGGCCGCTCGGCGCGGTCGTCGCCATCGCCGGCGGCCTGGAGATGAACCCCTCGGAACATTTAAACATTCGATCCACGTCGCCCGTGCTGTTGGTCGAGGCGGATATCGAAGCCGGTGCCGGTAC containing:
- a CDS encoding DUF3574 domain-containing protein, producing MNLQPARIVVAICFTLAACTPTPRLRCLPGSRQAVLETAYFGTANASGRVTIEQWREFVNQTVTPHFPQGLTWWRANGQWRNAAGIIEQETSYILQIVHPEDSSVGASIVEVAMKYREQFDQKSVLRLSSPTCASFLESGPEPPP
- a CDS encoding alpha/beta hydrolase; this translates as MEITLDGPNQPPLSCGKPKYLVVLLHASGSTGDEVIELALDWAPTLNKGEFLAPNAPWFSEEGGSGRQWRSPAGQNVRDDDEIGECIQQFLDAVLAKRRLDDSQLALVGFAQGATVALRAGLLRTRPLGAVVAIAGGLEMNPSEHLNIRSTSPVLLVEADIEAGAGTVSLDKAEQQLDSWGIPVQRVARPGNYHGLDDEGVSSVADYLHQALVRPSVA
- a CDS encoding LytR/AlgR family response regulator transcription factor; its protein translation is MVEKIRVLIVDDEPLNRQELRYLLSLHSDIEVLGESSGAGEALTIIESQQPDAVFLDIAMETASAGMSLAARLTQMAQPPQLVFVTAHPERAAQAFDYQPAHFLLKPVDDGKFAEALRRVRAAKQTGAPSRFLIRHTDKDGLRLITFVESVEVLYLRKHHLNNTAQMRLASGTVLQGIREPLAEFERIADFFRIHTSFLVNLKNVQTLRPKPGETDSYHLLLKGCADALPVSRHRLALLKDRLRTDDHGG